The following DNA comes from Sparus aurata chromosome 3, fSpaAur1.1, whole genome shotgun sequence.
TACTTCCTCTCTGAGTCCCTCATCAACTGTTTGCCGTGATCCTCACTCATCATCACTCATCAGCTTCCTGCTGCTAACTATCATAGACTTACACTTCTGTGGTGCTGCTTGATGAACCTCTCCTGTTTCTCTTTACtatctcctcccttctcctGCTGGGGCTCCTCAGTCATTACCCTGCAGACTGACTTCTCATTGGGCTTCCTGTCACAGTCCCACCCCTCGCCCACCATGCCCACCACGCTCCCAGCGTCGCTCAGGTCACCCAGGTGCTCCACCGAGTCACACTTTTCCAGGTCAGAGGCGATGGTCTGTAGGCTGATGACGGACATGCGGTCTGAGCCGGCCTGCTCAGCATCCAGCCGCTCCCTCTGGCCCCAGccactctctctgtgtctctccacCCACAGCCGTGTTTTCTCGCCATCTGCCCAGTCGCTCTCTATCCCACCGACGGCCACGCAGCTACTGACATGAATCCCAGTCGCAGCTCTGACCTCGGCCTCGGCGCCCACAGGGGAGCTTCGACCCCCGCAGACTGCAGGATGCCGGCTGCGGGCCCTGATCCGGCCCCTCTGTGCATGGATCTGCTCGCTAATCTGTTCCAGGTTCCGCAGGGCCACGGAGTAACAGGTTTTTACTTTCGccacctgctcctccagctgcacCACCTTAGCCTTGTGTTCCTGAAGAAAAGggaacagcaacacaacactCGAAACCTAATAGTGTAGCTTTTTAAGCATTTGTACTTGTAATTATGTTTTGGTTTGAGCCATCCAGTTAAAAAACAACTTACAAAAAAACTGATAGTCAAAGCTTTATCATCGTCCATCATTATTCTACAGTCTAAATTTAATATAACACAATAGcagcaataaaaataatagctcTACCAGCGGATCCATTGATATTCCCACATATATGGATTACATAACTccacaatatgaaaaaaaacatcatcaggtGCAGTTTGGTGTGAGAAACAACAGTTAATAAATAGCAGCTGTTTCAGCTGAATGCATGAGTTATGGTGTTAATGTAACAAGCCTTGACAGCTTGTATGAGATCAGAGTACAGATCAACACCACATCTACTGTACATCTGCATTTAACGTTCAAAGCTCTCCACTCTGAGCATTTCCCTTTCAGCTGAAGCTATTTAGTTCAAGTCTTTCAATTTTTCGGTCACTGAAAGTTCAATGCTTTGATGAGCAGTTTGTCATGCCTCATGGCCACAAACATCTAAATGCAAGCTAAATCATAcattacaacacacacatcttccGACTGTGTGGCAACATTACGGCTGACAGTAGCTGCAGGTAAAATGCATCAGTGGAAAATCGTGTGGAATGTCAAGCAGAGCCTGTGTCCCCGCTCACTCTTGGTCAGCGAGGTCAAATTATTAGCTTGTGGTTGCCGTACGACCACATGGTGTGTATTTGTTATATTGTtaagggaaaaggaaaacactgtGGGTACGCACCTCTAAAATGTGATTGAACTGAGCCTTGAGTTCAAAGTAAGGTTTGGATTTGAGGATGACTTTCTTCAGGGCTTTCTGGAGGGTCTGGACTCGTGCCTCGGCATCTTGGCAGAGCTGCGTGACTCGCTGGTGCTCCCGCTCACTGCGGAGGCGCTCCTCTTCTGCTTCGTTTACCTAACCAGCACAGGAAACACGCTACATGATCTCATAAATCACACATTACTTTCTGCCTCAACGCCACCATGGTTCTGGTGTTTGAGCGGAGACATGCAACAGGCCTCTATCACTAgatacattttgacttgtcatcgTAGGAAAGGCACAGGTGTTTCTAATAACATCTAAGATTCTGTGTGTCCCAGTAAGCCATGCCAGTCACAAGGATGACAAAACGTTGTATTCCTATCCAGCCAAATGgtataaaataaattaaagtccgtgtaaaccaaaatcagccattttcttctaaacacattaaacgggtcataaatgtgtttacttaaaacatgtaaaagccattcggccatgtagaattttggagctaggctcacaaacagtttttcaacatttctgtgttcaggatttaatgggcgggtcagaaatcatgcaaatcatggccgcgttacgtaaggCGGCCatttgatttgcataaaccccgccctgctgcggaagtggtataaatacattcagcgcatcggcttcagcggttctcccactcactctccagtttcggattgcattgcttacaatagtttgcagctgtGCAGATGTtaccgctgctgaccgccgctgacactctccgtcctgctgacagcgggtcccaccggcatgatgtggccgtaacgtagtaactataactgtctttagcaacttatatgaggaaaacaaatcccacagctgtatgtggagaagcgtctgtcctcctgtccgtcccctccctgtcctcccgactcttcctcacatttctgctcacaaaacagcgtctgtcacgcttgtcacaagagtgtttaactcaccgagtgtttgacgaaaataaatcaccgcgaccgccagccctcctgaccaagactacaggaaactgtcccccagaaaacagcctcc
Coding sequences within:
- the sh3bp5lb gene encoding SH3 domain-binding protein 5-like, translated to MEPGTSRETPTDAGCPKPSGAREETPGGEARGRGGSAGMLKPRGVDEGAAVEVKTRREAESQIVAGEEEDAGKHQEELDPRIQEELEHLNQASDDINKLELQLDDARSSYRRILTDSARKLNAQGSQLGACIEKARPYYEARRLAKEAQQETQKAALRYERAVSMHTAAREMVYVAEQGLLADRNTMDPTWQEMLNHATAKVNEAEEERLRSEREHQRVTQLCQDAEARVQTLQKALKKVILKSKPYFELKAQFNHILEEHKAKVVQLEEQVAKVKTCYSVALRNLEQISEQIHAQRGRIRARSRHPAVCGGRSSPVGAEAEVRAATGIHVSSCVAVGGIESDWADGEKTRLWVERHRESGWGQRERLDAEQAGSDRMSVISLQTIASDLEKCDSVEHLGDLSDAGSVVGMVGEGWDCDRKPNEKSVCRVMTEEPQQEKGGDSKEKQERFIKQHHRSVSL